The following coding sequences are from one Salvia hispanica cultivar TCC Black 2014 chromosome 3, UniMelb_Shisp_WGS_1.0, whole genome shotgun sequence window:
- the LOC125209872 gene encoding glutathione S-transferase T3-like, with amino-acid sequence MYNCLGTPRWRLRLRRRIGLRLGVNAEEEAEEEVVGDGTRHPYSQDKTLVLYDAWISVSYDPVVGNQQTNKCFWQKVTEVYNARRPKKTVARNVKMLRSHWDRCDRDVKNFCAIYRAEEANYQSVASGADILRAELRVFKDDIGKDFKFVDVWSQVHHLESPQSSQLGIGAQPTSGDDDSPAE; translated from the exons ATGTACAACTGTTTGGGTACTCCCAG GTGGAGGCTCCGGCTCCGGCGCAGGATCGGCCTCAGGCTCGGCGTCAATGCCGAGGAGGAAGCGGAGGAAGAGGTTGTGGGAGACGGCACCCGTCATCCATACAGCCAAGACAAGACGTTGGTTCTGTACGACGCTTGGATCAGCGTCTCGTACGATCCTGTCGTCGGtaatcaacaaaccaacaagtgtttttggcaaaaagtcaCCGAAGTTTACAATGCACGAAGGCCGAAGAAGACCGTTGCCCGcaacgtgaagatgctccgcaGTCATTGGGACCGATGCGACAGAGATGTCAAAAATTTTTGCGCGATATACAGGGCAGAAGAGGCGAATTATCAGAGCGTAGCCAGTGGAGCTGACATTCTGAGAGCGGAGTTGCGGGTCTTCAAAGATGACATCGGTAAAGATTTCAAGTTTGTCGATGTTTGGTCGCAAGTCCACCACCTTGAAAG CCCTCAGAGCTCTCAACTTGGTATAGGTGCACAGCCGACTTCGGGGGATGATGATTCGCCGGCGGAGTAG
- the LOC125210774 gene encoding coiled-coil domain-containing protein SCD2 yields the protein MEKTRQWSSESGASSPARAHHSRSSSASGISSVKRTQNFAAKAAAQRLAQVMASQAADDEDYDDDGDSGLRFNPPLPLSLSRPTVKLLVPFPKIARSSSDAVTRDSLEVQPPRSTSAGRSSMSAMPPSRPSVKSPAPIPPIDPPSSRQREKKFSPDLGQLSLRDKGDVRASSALRDELDMLQEENENIAEKLRLAEGSCEAAEARVKELEKQVASLGQGVSLEAKLLSRKEAALRQREAALQEVMRAKDDAQVSTLQSDIMLAKKDSAAVVEQLRGTESEVKALRSMTQRMVLTQHEMEEVVLKRCWLARYWGLASQFGICPDIAASKHEYWSSFAPLPLEIVLSAGQKAKQDSWKKGDNNSQRSKLVEDFDLTGEGNIESTLAVEMGLRELASLKVEDSVVLAFAQQRRHNSTRTSIPDLRSPIDPKYMEAFELSAEESEDVLFKEAWLMYFWRRAEAYGIEEEIAKKRLKLWISRSGQPPTSHDAFDVEQGLTELRKLAIEPRLWEASREQDASLLNGSKLAAA from the exons ATGGAGAAGACGCGCCAATGGAGCAGCGAGTCCGGCGCCTCGTCGCCGGCGCGTGCGCACCACTCTCGATCGTCGTCAGCGAGCGGCATTTCGAGCGTCAAGCGCACTCAGAACTTCGCCGCCAAAGCCGCGGCGCAGCGCCTGGCTCAGGTCATGGCGTCGCAAGCCGCGGACGACGAGGATTACGATGACGACGGCGATTCAGGACTCCGATTCAATCCTCCTCTccccctctccctctccaGGCCGACTGTCAAGCTGCTGGTTCCGTTTCCTAAGATTGCTAGATCCTCTTCCGATGCg GTCACTCGTGACTCGTTGGAAGTTCAACCGCCCCGATCAACTTCAGCAGGAAGATCGTCAATGTCAGCTATGCCTCCTAGTAGGCCTTCTGTGAAGAGTCCTGCACCTATTCCGCCAATTGATCCTCCTAGCAGCCGGCAGAGAGAAAAGAA GTTCTCACCAGATTTAGGACAACTAAGTCTTAGAGATAAGGGAGATGTGCGCGCATCTTCTGCACTTCGTGACGAA CTTGATATGCTGCAagaggaaaatgaaaatattgctGAGAAG CTCAGACTTGCAGAGGGGAGTTGTGAAGCTGCTGAAGCAAGAGTTAAGGAGCTTGAGAAACAG GTAGCTTCTCTTGGACAAGGAGTTTCTTTGGAAGCTAAACTTTTGAGCag AAAGGAAGCAGCATTGCGCCAAAGAGAG GCTGCTCTTCAAGAGGTTATGCGTGCAAAAGATGATGCGCAAGTGTCAACATTGCAATCTGATATTATG CTCGCCAAGAAAGACTCTGCGGCTGTTGTTGAACAACTGCGTGGAACCGAATCTGAAGTTAAAGCTCTTCGCTCAATGACACAAAGAATGGTTCTGACCCAACATGAAATG GAAGAAGTTGTTCTTAAAAGGTGCTGGCTGGCTAGATATTGGGGCTTAGCTTCTCAATTTG GCATCTGTCCTGATATTGCTGCGTCCAAGCATGAATACTGGTCGTCATTTGCACCTCTCCCTTTGGAGATTGTTCTATCTGCTGGACAAAAGGCTAAGCAAGATAGCTGGAAGAAAG GTGATAACAACTCACAAAGAAGCAAACTTGTTGAAGATTTCGATCTTACTGGAGAAGGAAACATTGAGAGCACGCTAGCAGTTGAAATGGGCTTAAGAGAACTTGCTTCTTTGAAG GTTGAAGATTCTGTTGTTCTTGCATTTGCTCAACAAAGACGACATAACTCCACTAGGACTTCAATTCCAG ATTTGAGGTCACCAATTGATCCGAAGTATATGGAAGCATTTG AACTGAGTGCAGAGGAATCCGAGGACGTACTCTTCAAAGAG GCATGGCTTATGTATTTTTGGAGAAGAGCCGAAGCTTATGGTATAGAGGAAGAGATAGCTAAGAAGAGACTCAAGTTGTGGATCAGCCGCAGTGGGCAACCACCAACATCGCATGATGCCTTTGACG TGGAGCAAGGTCTAACGGAGCTGCGGAAATTGGCAATCGAGCCACGACTGTGGGAAGCATCGCGCGAGCAGGATGCTTCCCTGCTCAACGGATCAAAATTAGCTGCTGCGTAG